GGTGAGGGTGAATGTGGAGCCTGTACGATTATTGTGGATGGTATGAACGTTCATTCTTGCCTGATGCTCACCGCTGAACTCGACGGCAGGGAAGTATGGACTATCGAAGGACTTGAAGGACCAAATGGTAAATTGCATCCTATACAGGAAGCGTTCATAGAAGCTGGAGCAGTACAGTGTGGATTCTGTACGCCAGGCATGATTATGTCAACGAAAGTATTACTTGATAACAACCCTTCTCCCACACGGGAAGAAATAAAGAAGGCGCTGGAAGGTAACCTTTGCAGATGCACGGGGTATTACAAGATAATTGAGGCGGTGGAACTCGCCGCAAAGAAAGTGAGGGGCGATGAATAAGGGAAATATAGGTATAGTAGTGTTGTCTGCCGGTGAGTCAAGCAGATTCGGAAGTGAAAAGTTACTCTTTTCCATTAAAGGAAAACCGCTGATAGCATACGTGCTCGATGAATTCCGAGATTCAAAGTTTGAACCCAGGTTTTTCGTGGTAAAACCCGGATTTCCTCTTGATAAAATTGATTCCTATAATTACGTGGTACTGATCAACGATGACTTCAAAAGCGGGCTATCCGCGAGTCTAAGGCTCGCCATCAAAGAAGCCGTAAAGGAAGGGCTCGATGGAGTCTTTATACTACTTGGCGACATGCCTTTTTTGAAAAAGGCAGATTTAGAGACTCTTTCTAGAAGTATCAGCCAGAAGCGAGATTGTATTATAACTTTTAGATACAGGAAAAAGAAGGGTTTTCCTACCTATATCCCAGCAAAATATTTTAACGATGTACTCTCTCTAACCGGGGATAGGGGTGTGGGGCAACTCATCGAATCGGGGACCGCATGTACATACTTTTTGGACGGAGAATGGCGACATTCCTTCGATATTGATTCTTCTGAGGATGTTGAGGAGGCGCAGAAATATCTTGAAAAGCATTAAAGGATTATTGAGTGCACTTTCGGATAGCACGGAGTTTGCGATCGCTTTCGTGATCTCGACCAAATCGTCGAGTTTTAGAAGAACCGGGGAAACCTACGCGATTGATGAGCGTGGAAAAATTTACGGATCTCTTGAAGGTGCCTTTGGTGAGTTTATTCTGCAGAACCTAAAAAAGGCCATTTACAACGGTGAGTCGTTCACGGAACGCTTCACGGAATTCAGGGAAGATGCTGGAAAACACGGTGCCACCTGCGGGGAAAGAACGGAGGTCTTTTTCATGTATCAGGGTAAAGGACCAAGAGTACATATATTTGGTGCAGGTAACCTCACACCATTACTCCTTTCGGTGCTACAAATCGCGGGGTTCAGCTGCACGGTGATAGATGATGATGAACGTTTCCTGTCAGAGATCGAAGATGTGGAGAAATACATGGTGGATTATGAAAAAATGACGGGTTTTCCCGAAGTAAAACCTGGTGATTTTTGCGTAATAGTCACACGGGGCCATATGCGGGATCTTGAAGCGTTGAAATTCTGTCTGGAGAAGTCCCCTCGTTATATTGGCATGATAGGTTCAGAGAAGAAGAACGCTGAACTCAAAGAAAGGTTTTTCAGTGAAGGCTATACTGAAGAAGACTGGAAGAGGATCCGCACTCCAGTAGGTCTAGACATAGGAGCGAGTAGTCCAGGAGAAATCGCTGTCGCTATTGCTGCAGAAATTATCCTTGAAAGGAGAAAAGGATTCGTACAGGGGGTGTAGTGGTGAGTTTTAAAGTACTTTTACCAGAGTCCGAAGACGAATTGATGACCATGTTAATGTATGATAACGCAGAGCTCATGGCTGGTGGGACAGATTTGCTGGTGCGTATAAGAGCTGGCAAAGTAAAACCCGATAAAGTCATTAGCCTTGCGAAGATCCCCGATATGGATGAAATCGTTGATAAGGGAGACCGCATTCGCATTGGCTGTAAAGTAACCCATGCCATGGCTTTGAATTCAGAAATCGTTCAACGCAATTCCCCTATTATGGTTTTAGCGTTAAGGGAGATCGGCTCTCCCCAGATAAGGAATCGTGGGACAATCGCCGGGAATATTGTGAACGCCTCTCCAGCTGGAGATTCTCTTGTGCCTTTGTATCTTTCAAATGCAAGAGTGATAATACATGGACCCAAAGGTGAACGGAAGCTGCCTATCGAAGAATTCATAAAAGGACCGGGTAAGACAGCGCTTTCCATGGGAGAGTACCTCAGGGCTGTGGATTTTGAAAAAACTGGAGATTGGTATCCCGTATTTCACAAAGTTGGCCAAAGAACGGCTTTGGCCATTGCAATTGCTTCATTGGGTATGCTGATAAAGAAAGATAAAATAAGAATTGTGTTCGGTTCTGTGGCTCCCACTGTTGTGAGGGCTTACAAGGCTGAACGTTTTTACGAGAGGGTCAATGGAGATATCACAGTGATGGATGAGTTTTTGGAGCGCTGTCTTGAATATCTTTCACCTATCGACGATGTTAGAGCTTCCGCATGGTACAGAAAAGAAGTAATAAAAAATCTATTGAAAAGAACTTTTGACTCCTGGAGAAAGAGGGTGTTATGATGCTTATTAATGTCAAAGAATACTTCAAACCCACCTCGGTGCAGGAAGCCTTTGAGCTTTTCAACGAGGACAGATCCCACTCTGTTCTCTTAGCTGGCGGAACAACCGTCGCGCTAATGAAATCCTCTACAATCGAAAGAATCATCGATCTCGAAAATCTTGGATTGAATTCAATAGCTGAAAATGAAGACAGCGTTGTAGCAGGTGCGATGGTAACTATTGAAGACTTCCGTAAAAACCCAATCGTGCAAAAACATTTCGGCAACTTTTTCTTTGACGCATTCTCATTAGTTGGGAGCTGGCAGCTGAGAAATATGGCTACGATAGGGGGCTCTATAGCTCCTAGACTTGGATGGTCTGATGTCACGACATGTCTCATCGCCACCGGTGCGCGGCTCATTGTGTACGATGAGCAGGGGTACAAAAATATATCTATTGATGAATTCAACCACACACCGAAGGAAAAAAAGCCTCTCATAACGAATATTATATTTCCCGGGGACGGATATCACTATTCTTTTAAGAAATTTTCGAAGTCTACCTTTGATATTGCAATAATAAATGTCGCTGTTGGTGTGAAACTGAACGATGACATTATTGAAGACACCCGTGTTGTTGTGGGTTCCAGACCGCAATTCCCGACCAGATTTTCCGCAGTGGAAGAGGGTATAAAAGGGCTGAAACTCGATGCTACCACGGCATCCATTGCCCGAAACCTCACTTTCGAAAACTTTGAAGGTGGTTCAAATTTGAAGGCATCCGTTGAATACAGGCAACATCTCGCATCGATGTTTGTCGAACGGGCACTGCTTGAAATAAGGGAGATGGTACTGTGAAGTTAGAACTCACTATTAACGGCAGGGTACATTCTGTGGAGATCGATCCAGGTGAAATGCTTTTGGATGTACTGAGGCGCCTGGGGTATAAGAGTGTCAGGAGAAGTTGCAACAGTGCTAGCTGTGGTAACTGTACTGTGCTGATGGATGGAAAACCCATATTATCATGTACCACTTTCGCAGCAAGAGCTATGGGGCACAATATAGAAACAGTCGAATCCCTTTCCGAAGATGGAAAGTTACACGATATTCAAGAGTCATTGCTGGAGACCGGAGGTGCTCAATGTGGATTCTGCATACCAGGATTTGTTTTAACAACGAAAGCCCTGCTCGAAGAGAATCCCGAACCCACTGAAAAAGAAATCAGAGAAGCCCTCAATGGTAATCTTTGCAGGTGTACCGGCTATGAATCGCAGATCAAAGCCGTTCTTAATATCACCCGGAAGAGGGGGGGACACGTTAATGAGTGAAGTGCTGAATATAAAAGAATTAAAACGATTTAAGAGTGTTAACAAGAGTGTGAAAAAAGTCGATGGAATAGCCCTTGTAACAGGACAGCCCGTTTATACTAACGATTTCGATGTACCAGGTGCTCTACACGTCAGGCTTGTTAGGAGTCCGTATGCCCATGCGAGAATTAAGGAGATAGATGTTTCAAAGGCGCTGAAGATTCCGGGAGTAGTTACAATTCTCACATACAAGGATCTGCCACGTGTTCCTTATACCAGAGCCGGGCAGGGTTATCCGGAACCTTCACCGTATGATACCTTTGTGTTGGATAAAAAGGTGCGCTACGTTGGTGATCCGGTCGCAATCGTTGCGGCAGAAACCGAAAAAGCTGCGAGATTGGCAGCGAAAGCAGTAAAAGTTGAATATGAGGTACTGGAACCGGTACTTGATTATGAAAAAGCAACCGCGGAGGGGGCACCGATAATCCATGATGAGCCAGAGGCTGTAGGAGTCTATGATGCTTCACGGAATATCGCCGCTCATTTTGAGATGGAGGTTGGAAATATCGAAGAAACATTAAAAAAGTGTGACAAAATTATCGAAAGGACCTACGTAGCGAAGACGCAACTTCACGCAATGATGGAGCCCCATGCTGCCATCAGTTACTTCGATCCGAATGGTAGATTAACAGTTATTTCATCGACTCAGGTACCATTTCATGCGAGAAGGATATTGAGCCGGATATTCGGACTCCATATTGGAGATATAAGGGTAATAAAACCGAGGATTGGCGGCGGATTCGGGGGAAAGCAAGCTATTCACCTCGAACCGTACGTGGTAGCAGTAACACTTAAAACTAAAAGGCCTGCTCGACTCGTGTATGACCGCCCTGAAGTCTCTATGGCGACGAATATAAGACATGAAATGAAGTACACGGTCACTATTGGTGCTATGAAGGATGGAACGATAAAGGTAATCGATATGAAAGGGCTGTCAAATACTGGAGCCTATGGTGAGCACGCCTTAACAACGTTCATGGTTGCTGGTTCGAAAACGCTCCCTCTTTACAACAAGGTAGAAGCTGTGAGGTTCACAGGAGATGTTGTATACACAAATCTTCCATCTGCAGGTGCTTATAGGGGTTATGGTGCACCTCAGGGACTCTTTGCCCTCGATTGTACTATCGACGAATTGGCCCATGAGCTTGGACTTGACCCACTAGAAGTAAAGGAGAGAAACTCCATCAGAGAAGGTGAAAGTTCCCCAATTTTCCGCATCATGGGCGAAGGAAGAGAAGGTGTCGATCAGATCGTCAGAAGCTGTAAGCTACAAGATTGCATTGATAAAGGTAAAACCGCCATTGGTTGGAATGAAAAACGTGGTAAACAATTGCGTAATGGCAATAAAGTTAGAGGTGTCGGATGTGCGATAGCCATGCAAGGTTCCGGTATCGCAAAAATAGATATGGGAGCTGCAACAATAAAGATGAATGAAGACGGCTCTTTCAATCTGTTGCTTGGTGCCACCGATCTCGGTACTGGTAGTGACACAATCATGGCACAAATTGCTGCAGAAACACTCGGGGTAAAATACGACAGAATAAAGGTTTACTCTTCTGACACCGATATGACGCCATTTGACACAGGCGCTTATGCTTCGAGCACCACTTACGTTTCAGGTAATGCTGTGAGAAAAGCGGCAGAAATGGTGAGGGAACAGATACTGGAAAATGCTGCAAAATATCTGGAAGAACCTGCTGAGAATCTATACATAGAAAATGCTAAAGTAATTTCCAATAAGACTGGCAGAGAAGTTACTTACGAAGAGCTTTGTACCAAGCTATTCTACACCTTTGAGCAAAAGCAAATCGCAGCAACAGCTTCTTACGTGGGGGAAGAATCTCCACCTCCTTTCCTGGCCACTTTTGCTGAGGTCGAAGTGGATCTCGAAACAGGAAAGGTAAATCTTGTAAAGCTTGTTTCTTATGCCGACTGTGGTACTCCTCTGAACCCAATACAGGCAATTGGTCAATTGGAAGGTGGAACAATGCAGGGAATAGGTTGGGCCCTTTTTGAGGATGTCATATATGGAAAAGACGGCAGGATGTTAACCAATGACTTCTTTACCTATAAAATCCCAACACGAATGGATTATGGAAAGCTAGAATGCGGATTAGTTGATAGTTATGAACCGACAGGGCCATATGGTGCGAAGAGCATCGCTGAAATTGGTATAGATACGCCCATACCGGCGATATCCAATGCTATCTTTGATGCGACAGGCATCAGACTGAGAAAGGCACCTTTCAATAGCGAGGAGCTATTTTTTGAAATCCTCAAAAAAGAGGTGTGATGGATGAAGAAGGCAATCGCACTTTTGATTATCTTATTTGTCTCCGTGCTGTTTTTTGCAGGCACACTAACTGTTTGGACAAGTTGGGAGGGTGAGGAGTTTTTCGAAAAAACCGCCAAACTTTTTGAAGAGAAAACCGGCAATACCGTGGAAATCCTTCACGTTCCCAAAATAGATTCCAAGCTTTCGATGGCGGTTAGAATGGGGAAGTTACCAGATATTTCCATGATCAAAGATGCTGATGTAAAAAACTACGTGAAGGTCGCTGTAAACATCACAGATACTGATCTTCTTGAATTAGGCTCTTTCGATGACTTCTATCTCACACCCTATCGCTATAGTGAAGGTTTCCTTGCGATACCCTATTACGCAGACGTTCAGGTACTTTTTGTAAATAAAAGAATATTTACAGAGCTGGGCTTTCCCCTGAAACTCGACAGTATCCAGGACATTGAAAACGCTGCCCCTGTTCTGGAGTCCGCAGGGTATATTCCTATTGCCTGGGATTTCACATCGCCCTACATTTTCTATCCATTTCTCGCAGCTTCCGGACCTTTTTGGGATGAGTCTGGAAAACCTATCCTGAACCAGGAGAAGGTAATTGAAACCATTTCAGAAATCAAGAAGCTCTTTTACAAAGGTGTGTTCACACGACTTGAAAGGATAGAAATGGTCGATGGCTTCAAAAAACAAAAGGTAGCAATGATATTCCAGGGAAGTTATCTTGCCAGAGACTTTGAAAACGCCGGAATCGATTTCGTGATGCTACCATTCCCATCATTTAAAGATAAAAATGTCCGGAGTTTAATCGATTCTAAAGCCTTTATAATTTTCAACGAAGAGAAGAAAGAGCTCGCCATAGAGTTTTTGAAGTTTTTATATGATCAGAGCATCAATTATTGTATAACCTATCGGAAGTACCCGCTGTGGACTGTAGATGCCCCATCAGAAATCGATAATCTCGGCAGTATCATTGCACACGGGGATTTTGCTTTCAACGCTCCAGGGTTCCAGCCAATGTAT
This genomic interval from Kosmotoga pacifica contains the following:
- a CDS encoding (2Fe-2S)-binding protein, with product MVVRFLLNGKSVEYDVRPDMRVLDFFRDELGLTGPKEACGEGECGACTIIVDGMNVHSCLMLTAELDGREVWTIEGLEGPNGKLHPIQEAFIEAGAVQCGFCTPGMIMSTKVLLDNNPSPTREEIKKALEGNLCRCTGYYKIIEAVELAAKKVRGDE
- a CDS encoding nucleotidyltransferase family protein, giving the protein MNKGNIGIVVLSAGESSRFGSEKLLFSIKGKPLIAYVLDEFRDSKFEPRFFVVKPGFPLDKIDSYNYVVLINDDFKSGLSASLRLAIKEAVKEGLDGVFILLGDMPFLKKADLETLSRSISQKRDCIITFRYRKKKGFPTYIPAKYFNDVLSLTGDRGVGQLIESGTACTYFLDGEWRHSFDIDSSEDVEEAQKYLEKH
- a CDS encoding XdhC family protein, which translates into the protein MKSIKGLLSALSDSTEFAIAFVISTKSSSFRRTGETYAIDERGKIYGSLEGAFGEFILQNLKKAIYNGESFTERFTEFREDAGKHGATCGERTEVFFMYQGKGPRVHIFGAGNLTPLLLSVLQIAGFSCTVIDDDERFLSEIEDVEKYMVDYEKMTGFPEVKPGDFCVIVTRGHMRDLEALKFCLEKSPRYIGMIGSEKKNAELKERFFSEGYTEEDWKRIRTPVGLDIGASSPGEIAVAIAAEIILERRKGFVQGV
- a CDS encoding FAD binding domain-containing protein, whose amino-acid sequence is MSFKVLLPESEDELMTMLMYDNAELMAGGTDLLVRIRAGKVKPDKVISLAKIPDMDEIVDKGDRIRIGCKVTHAMALNSEIVQRNSPIMVLALREIGSPQIRNRGTIAGNIVNASPAGDSLVPLYLSNARVIIHGPKGERKLPIEEFIKGPGKTALSMGEYLRAVDFEKTGDWYPVFHKVGQRTALAIAIASLGMLIKKDKIRIVFGSVAPTVVRAYKAERFYERVNGDITVMDEFLERCLEYLSPIDDVRASAWYRKEVIKNLLKRTFDSWRKRVL
- a CDS encoding FAD binding domain-containing protein, which translates into the protein MLINVKEYFKPTSVQEAFELFNEDRSHSVLLAGGTTVALMKSSTIERIIDLENLGLNSIAENEDSVVAGAMVTIEDFRKNPIVQKHFGNFFFDAFSLVGSWQLRNMATIGGSIAPRLGWSDVTTCLIATGARLIVYDEQGYKNISIDEFNHTPKEKKPLITNIIFPGDGYHYSFKKFSKSTFDIAIINVAVGVKLNDDIIEDTRVVVGSRPQFPTRFSAVEEGIKGLKLDATTASIARNLTFENFEGGSNLKASVEYRQHLASMFVERALLEIREMVL
- a CDS encoding (2Fe-2S)-binding protein — encoded protein: MKLELTINGRVHSVEIDPGEMLLDVLRRLGYKSVRRSCNSASCGNCTVLMDGKPILSCTTFAARAMGHNIETVESLSEDGKLHDIQESLLETGGAQCGFCIPGFVLTTKALLEENPEPTEKEIREALNGNLCRCTGYESQIKAVLNITRKRGGHVNE
- a CDS encoding xanthine dehydrogenase family protein molybdopterin-binding subunit, whose translation is MSEVLNIKELKRFKSVNKSVKKVDGIALVTGQPVYTNDFDVPGALHVRLVRSPYAHARIKEIDVSKALKIPGVVTILTYKDLPRVPYTRAGQGYPEPSPYDTFVLDKKVRYVGDPVAIVAAETEKAARLAAKAVKVEYEVLEPVLDYEKATAEGAPIIHDEPEAVGVYDASRNIAAHFEMEVGNIEETLKKCDKIIERTYVAKTQLHAMMEPHAAISYFDPNGRLTVISSTQVPFHARRILSRIFGLHIGDIRVIKPRIGGGFGGKQAIHLEPYVVAVTLKTKRPARLVYDRPEVSMATNIRHEMKYTVTIGAMKDGTIKVIDMKGLSNTGAYGEHALTTFMVAGSKTLPLYNKVEAVRFTGDVVYTNLPSAGAYRGYGAPQGLFALDCTIDELAHELGLDPLEVKERNSIREGESSPIFRIMGEGREGVDQIVRSCKLQDCIDKGKTAIGWNEKRGKQLRNGNKVRGVGCAIAMQGSGIAKIDMGAATIKMNEDGSFNLLLGATDLGTGSDTIMAQIAAETLGVKYDRIKVYSSDTDMTPFDTGAYASSTTYVSGNAVRKAAEMVREQILENAAKYLEEPAENLYIENAKVISNKTGREVTYEELCTKLFYTFEQKQIAATASYVGEESPPPFLATFAEVEVDLETGKVNLVKLVSYADCGTPLNPIQAIGQLEGGTMQGIGWALFEDVIYGKDGRMLTNDFFTYKIPTRMDYGKLECGLVDSYEPTGPYGAKSIAEIGIDTPIPAISNAIFDATGIRLRKAPFNSEELFFEILKKEV
- a CDS encoding sugar ABC transporter substrate-binding protein; amino-acid sequence: MKKAIALLIILFVSVLFFAGTLTVWTSWEGEEFFEKTAKLFEEKTGNTVEILHVPKIDSKLSMAVRMGKLPDISMIKDADVKNYVKVAVNITDTDLLELGSFDDFYLTPYRYSEGFLAIPYYADVQVLFVNKRIFTELGFPLKLDSIQDIENAAPVLESAGYIPIAWDFTSPYIFYPFLAASGPFWDESGKPILNQEKVIETISEIKKLFYKGVFTRLERIEMVDGFKKQKVAMIFQGSYLARDFENAGIDFVMLPFPSFKDKNVRSLIDSKAFIIFNEEKKELAIEFLKFLYDQSINYCITYRKYPLWTVDAPSEIDNLGSIIAHGDFAFNAPGFQPMYFSVMRQTLKTIFSGALSVVDALNNAQKFVDTNWQE